One Burkholderia cepacia genomic window carries:
- a CDS encoding metal-dependent hydrolase family protein produces the protein MLTLLKGGRIVDVNHHEDDQPYDVLIEDGIIREVAAHIEVRSDANVLDIRGKTLMPGLIDCHVHVMASMANLGANAKLPNAFALFRAVPILRGMLERGFTSVRDAGGADYALAQAVEAGLAEGPRLFTSGKALSQTGGHADYRVRLDHSADHCPCSQYYGAIGRIVDGVDDIRRAIRQEIRQGATQIKIMASGGVSSPTDPIGNLQFSEDEIRAAVAEARQHQTYVMAHAYTAQAIKRAVELGVRTVEHGNLVDDDAARAMAERGAFIVPTLITYEACRTDGAEAGYPADSLVKNVAVLQKGLDSLEIYKRHKVKMAYGSDLLGTMHQRQSEELLLRTRAFSNFEVICQATSIAAEVLNKTGELGVVAPEATADLLVVNGDPLQNIGLLGEQGRHLDVIMKQGEFFKNSLAA, from the coding sequence ATGCTTACACTCCTAAAAGGCGGACGGATCGTCGACGTCAACCACCACGAAGACGACCAGCCGTACGACGTTCTGATCGAGGATGGCATCATCCGGGAAGTCGCGGCACACATCGAGGTCCGGTCGGATGCGAATGTGCTCGACATCAGAGGCAAGACGTTGATGCCGGGGCTGATTGATTGCCACGTCCACGTCATGGCCAGCATGGCCAACCTGGGAGCAAACGCGAAGTTGCCCAATGCCTTTGCATTGTTCCGCGCGGTGCCGATTCTTCGCGGGATGCTGGAGCGCGGCTTTACGAGCGTTCGCGATGCAGGCGGTGCCGACTATGCACTGGCACAGGCCGTAGAGGCCGGGCTCGCAGAAGGTCCTCGCCTATTCACCTCGGGCAAGGCGCTCTCCCAGACCGGCGGGCACGCAGACTATCGTGTCAGGCTTGACCACAGCGCCGACCACTGCCCTTGCTCGCAGTACTACGGTGCGATTGGTCGCATCGTGGATGGCGTGGATGACATTCGCCGCGCCATTCGACAGGAAATCCGTCAGGGCGCGACGCAAATCAAGATCATGGCGTCCGGCGGTGTCTCGTCTCCGACGGACCCGATCGGCAATCTGCAGTTCTCGGAGGACGAAATCCGGGCCGCCGTTGCCGAGGCGCGCCAGCATCAGACGTACGTCATGGCGCACGCTTACACGGCTCAAGCAATCAAGCGCGCTGTCGAGCTCGGCGTTCGCACGGTTGAGCACGGCAACCTCGTCGACGACGATGCGGCCCGTGCGATGGCTGAGCGAGGCGCCTTCATCGTGCCGACACTGATTACGTACGAGGCCTGTAGAACGGATGGCGCTGAAGCGGGTTATCCGGCGGATTCGCTGGTGAAGAATGTCGCCGTGCTGCAGAAGGGGCTGGATTCACTGGAGATTTACAAGCGCCACAAGGTCAAGATGGCCTATGGTTCCGACTTGCTGGGAACGATGCATCAACGCCAAAGCGAGGAACTCCTGCTGCGCACGCGAGCGTTTTCAAACTTCGAGGTGATTTGTCAGGCGACGTCGATCGCAGCCGAGGTCTTGAACAAGACCGGCGAACTCGGCGTGGTGGCGCCGGAAGCCACCGCCGATTTGCTGGTGGTCAACGGAGACCCGCTGCAGAACATCGGTCTGCTGGGGGAGCAAGGGCGTCACCTGGATGTCATCATGAAGCAAGGCGAATTCTTCAAGAACAGTCTCGCTGCCTGA
- a CDS encoding MFS transporter, with amino-acid sequence MNDKPALTADAPLESAASAFRAMALACLVVFMAQMATTVYLPSLPVVMRELKMTQGGAEFSISAYVIGAALPVPFWGAAAERWGRRAPLLISLLLFAASSLLLASCTVAPALLVLRAIQGIGGGGAAIIARIIVRDNWRGDELARRLSVLSIAFITALGGGQFIGGLIGRYSHWQTGFVLMAVVAALAIGISYSLPLKAGRRAAVMSGMAGTYRAVLRRPGFLWPACAGGLGFATTVTLQEVSPFVFQAHFKLAVTSFGSIGLLLGMAYFSGAMLVNRLVRRLGGVRLMHAGATLLALATTLMLVSWLSGLLIHVTGLWIFIALYCLAIFGQAVLFPNSMATAVGDAHEHGAHAMALCGFLQQGLAGIAATAALLQHHGGTWTLAVFVLGALTLLQVKLKVRGR; translated from the coding sequence ATGAATGACAAACCGGCTCTCACCGCCGATGCGCCGCTGGAAAGCGCCGCATCGGCTTTTCGCGCGATGGCGCTGGCGTGCCTGGTCGTGTTCATGGCGCAAATGGCGACGACGGTGTACCTGCCGTCGCTGCCTGTCGTCATGCGCGAGTTGAAGATGACGCAAGGCGGCGCCGAGTTCTCCATCTCCGCCTATGTGATCGGCGCCGCGCTGCCGGTGCCGTTCTGGGGCGCGGCCGCGGAACGCTGGGGCAGGCGCGCGCCTTTGCTGATCTCCTTGCTGCTGTTCGCAGCCAGCAGCCTGCTGCTCGCCAGCTGCACGGTCGCACCGGCGCTGCTCGTGCTGCGCGCCATCCAGGGCATCGGCGGTGGCGGCGCGGCGATCATCGCCCGGATCATCGTCCGCGACAACTGGCGCGGCGACGAACTGGCGCGACGCCTCTCCGTGTTGTCGATCGCGTTCATCACGGCCCTGGGCGGTGGCCAGTTCATCGGCGGGCTGATCGGCCGGTACAGTCACTGGCAAACGGGTTTCGTGCTGATGGCCGTCGTCGCCGCGCTGGCGATCGGCATCTCGTATTCGCTGCCTTTGAAGGCGGGACGCCGCGCCGCCGTCATGTCGGGCATGGCCGGCACATACCGGGCCGTGCTGCGGCGCCCGGGCTTCCTGTGGCCGGCTTGCGCGGGTGGGCTGGGGTTCGCGACGACCGTCACCTTGCAGGAGGTGAGCCCGTTCGTGTTCCAGGCGCATTTCAAGCTGGCCGTGACGAGCTTCGGCAGTATCGGCCTGCTGCTCGGCATGGCCTATTTCAGCGGGGCGATGCTGGTCAACCGTCTCGTGAGACGGCTTGGCGGCGTGCGATTGATGCATGCCGGCGCGACGCTGCTGGCGCTTGCGACCACGTTGATGCTGGTGTCGTGGCTGAGCGGCCTGCTGATCCATGTCACCGGCCTGTGGATCTTCATCGCGCTGTATTGCCTGGCGATCTTCGGCCAGGCGGTGCTGTTTCCAAACAGCATGGCGACTGCCGTCGGCGACGCGCATGAACATGGCGCGCATGCGATGGCCTTGTGCGGTTTCCTGCAGCAAGGACTGGCGGGCATCGCCGCGACGGCCGCGCTGCTGCAGCACCATGGCGGCACGTGGACGCTCGCCGTATTCGTGCTGGGGGCGCTGACCTTGCTTCAGGTGAAGTTGAAAGTCAGAGGCAGGTAG
- a CDS encoding helix-turn-helix transcriptional regulator has product MKCDSAVASLIENFPTSASLKEADTGRYIVNNLHNSLQFGIKNPKDLLGLTIQDIRFNQPDWGTQYAKSIERLDLSAREKKSHVIGRHQFLDACGEAQVEEMVKFPVLGTRKNILGIVTYRHDITRTLPPINVYLLNRKFYNTTSSIERTLTYFKVHQYFITPLTDAQVRVFLLRSERLSTKEISRFLRISDRTVECHCAALRNKVIDGNLPYVLSLMKESVSCDQDLTQS; this is encoded by the coding sequence ATGAAATGCGACAGCGCAGTTGCCAGCCTCATCGAAAACTTTCCGACTTCGGCAAGCCTGAAGGAAGCGGACACCGGCAGATACATCGTAAATAACCTGCACAACTCGCTTCAGTTTGGAATAAAAAATCCAAAGGATCTCCTGGGGCTGACGATACAGGACATCAGATTCAATCAACCCGACTGGGGAACACAGTACGCAAAGTCGATCGAGCGCCTGGATTTATCCGCGCGCGAAAAGAAATCCCACGTGATCGGCAGACACCAGTTTCTCGACGCTTGCGGCGAGGCGCAGGTCGAGGAAATGGTCAAATTCCCGGTGCTGGGAACGCGCAAAAACATACTTGGCATCGTCACCTATCGGCACGACATTACGCGAACCCTCCCGCCGATTAATGTCTATCTGCTGAACAGGAAGTTTTACAACACGACATCGTCGATCGAACGAACGCTCACCTATTTCAAGGTCCACCAGTATTTCATCACGCCCTTGACGGATGCACAGGTCCGCGTTTTTCTTTTGAGATCGGAGCGGCTCAGCACCAAGGAAATCTCCCGATTCCTCCGCATTTCGGACAGAACGGTAGAGTGCCATTGCGCCGCGTTGCGCAACAAGGTCATAGACGGAAACCTTCCCTACGTCCTGTCGCTCATGAAGGAAAGCGTTTCATGCGATCAAGATTTGACCCAATCCTGA
- a CDS encoding PoNe immunity protein domain-containing protein gives MDDFSNRRRQRFISETYYDFWSGYHREALVRWTTQLPKNGTEDEKQAVAAARRAQSRFELMLLRYTAGEPVVALREELEGVVAAYEEYAQRQAAVHRPGWPPLRLSELEDYERTVQLIGLGHLLHRRDLLPRIAAMEDPFYEGEDGLYEDLLAYAIKGRIDVDTCIHGSYLDCLNSIYGEDDDERLTDMNAYLDQWYASMSDVSWHDSHLNLSNEWGLYFGYWAIEAAALSYILELDDTSLREHIVYPKDLVDFARTFKEPTQSTTVSVAPATVRTGQICPETGIWKAQGHQVPGVMVQQGARMPDVFAPDKSGAFRPQPALWEFERKA, from the coding sequence ATGGATGACTTTTCTAACCGCCGCCGTCAGCGCTTTATCAGCGAGACCTACTACGATTTTTGGTCAGGCTACCACCGCGAAGCCCTCGTGCGGTGGACAACGCAGTTGCCCAAGAATGGAACCGAGGATGAGAAGCAGGCTGTCGCTGCCGCAAGAAGGGCACAGAGCCGTTTTGAGTTGATGTTGCTGCGGTACACAGCGGGCGAGCCTGTTGTGGCGTTGCGTGAGGAACTCGAGGGCGTTGTCGCCGCATACGAAGAGTATGCGCAGCGTCAGGCCGCGGTGCACCGCCCGGGTTGGCCGCCATTGCGATTGAGCGAACTGGAAGATTACGAGAGGACGGTCCAGCTTATTGGACTAGGTCATTTGCTTCACCGGCGTGACCTGCTGCCACGAATTGCAGCCATGGAGGACCCGTTTTACGAGGGCGAGGACGGACTCTATGAGGACCTGTTGGCCTACGCTATAAAGGGGCGCATCGACGTCGACACGTGCATACACGGCTCCTATCTCGATTGCTTGAATAGCATCTACGGCGAGGACGATGACGAGCGCCTTACCGACATGAATGCGTACTTGGACCAGTGGTATGCGTCTATGTCGGATGTATCGTGGCACGACAGCCATCTCAACCTATCGAACGAGTGGGGTCTGTATTTCGGTTACTGGGCAATCGAGGCCGCGGCACTGAGCTACATCCTTGAACTCGACGACACTTCGCTGCGCGAACACATCGTCTATCCCAAGGACCTTGTGGACTTCGCTCGCACGTTTAAAGAACCAACCCAGTCGACCACCGTTTCGGTCGCGCCCGCAACCGTTCGCACCGGACAGATTTGTCCCGAGACGGGTATCTGGAAGGCACAGGGTCACCAGGTGCCGGGCGTGATGGTGCAGCAGGGTGCGCGCATGCCTGATGTTTTCGCGCCAGATAAAAGCGGAGCCTTTCGGCCGCAACCCGCGCTCTGGGAGTTTGAACGCAAGGCCTGA
- a CDS encoding thiamine phosphate synthase — protein MQHSTKLPSTCLVTPEPPADKPLGGFLVDLERALKAGIRLVQLRAKTVTAAQYAWLAEQALTCCRRHDARLLLNAPPEVAETLHADGVHLTSTRLMACSSRPLPAGFLVSAACHDANQIQHANRIGVDLLTLSPVLPTATHTTAEPLGWPRFRELAALTSIPIYALGGMSADTLAEARDAGAYGVAAIRAFWGGVVEKS, from the coding sequence ATGCAGCATTCAACCAAGTTGCCGTCGACCTGTCTGGTCACGCCGGAACCCCCGGCCGACAAACCGTTAGGCGGTTTTCTCGTGGATCTCGAACGCGCGTTGAAGGCGGGCATCCGCCTGGTTCAGCTCCGCGCCAAAACCGTGACTGCTGCGCAGTATGCGTGGCTGGCCGAGCAAGCGTTGACGTGTTGCCGGCGCCACGATGCGCGGCTGCTGCTGAACGCGCCGCCTGAAGTGGCAGAGACGCTGCACGCAGACGGCGTACATCTCACCAGCACTCGCCTGATGGCGTGCTCGAGCAGACCGTTGCCCGCAGGATTCCTGGTTTCCGCTGCATGTCACGACGCCAACCAGATACAGCATGCAAATCGGATAGGGGTCGACCTATTGACCCTCTCGCCTGTTCTACCGACTGCAACGCATACCACTGCCGAACCGCTTGGCTGGCCGCGTTTTCGCGAACTCGCGGCACTGACCTCGATTCCGATCTATGCGTTGGGCGGAATGTCCGCCGATACGTTGGCCGAAGCCCGCGACGCCGGCGCGTATGGCGTCGCGGCAATTCGCGCGTTTTGGGGAGGGGTCGTGGAAAAGTCGTAA
- a CDS encoding MFS transporter codes for MRSRFDPILKIALTANLFEWYEFSLTAFMALEIGRLFFPPASDKLALALSFSVFASSYLARPFGSLFFGALGNRYGTGTALKFSMLGMATPASLIAFLPTYQAAGYLATILLLTLKVLQGFCAGGEMPLSGYFVSLNANDRNRGPYCAFVVVSGFIGMLLASGTTFGLPYLASALRPLTDGSTAGHWSESWRWPFLLCIPLSLAIYSLRSSVSKGLSAQERRTSRRKPALPLAQAFILVAFMEIVIYALLVWMPNYLHSYLGASSFDAHFSNVVTLIVFSASTIGAGYGARVTSAANLVLAGIVSLVLGSYPLFRVLQTGDPVLQLLAQAALAIMAGCIVGVIFVVLADLFKESWGDVGMASTYSFATAIFGGTAPVVCAYLIEVTHLVTAPAIYILVTGLLAAPVAYSLASTQRGRMRFRVSD; via the coding sequence ATGCGATCAAGATTTGACCCAATCCTGAAAATAGCGCTCACGGCCAACCTTTTTGAATGGTATGAATTTTCACTCACTGCCTTCATGGCATTGGAAATCGGCCGTCTATTCTTTCCGCCCGCAAGTGACAAACTGGCGCTGGCGCTGAGTTTTTCGGTGTTCGCAAGCAGCTACCTGGCACGCCCTTTCGGCAGCCTGTTTTTCGGCGCCTTGGGCAATCGATACGGCACCGGCACGGCGCTCAAGTTCAGCATGCTGGGCATGGCAACGCCGGCGTCCCTGATCGCATTCCTGCCGACTTATCAGGCGGCCGGCTACCTTGCGACCATCCTGCTGCTGACGTTGAAAGTGCTGCAAGGCTTTTGCGCCGGCGGCGAAATGCCGTTAAGCGGATATTTCGTGTCGCTCAACGCGAATGACCGGAATCGCGGACCTTATTGCGCGTTCGTTGTGGTCAGCGGATTCATCGGCATGCTGTTGGCGTCAGGCACCACGTTCGGCTTGCCGTATCTTGCCAGCGCGTTGCGCCCGCTCACGGACGGGTCGACCGCGGGGCACTGGTCCGAATCATGGCGCTGGCCGTTTTTGCTCTGCATTCCATTGTCGCTCGCGATCTACTCGCTCAGGTCGTCGGTCAGCAAGGGCTTGAGCGCGCAGGAGCGCCGCACTTCGCGCCGGAAGCCGGCGTTGCCGCTGGCGCAGGCGTTCATCCTGGTTGCGTTCATGGAAATCGTCATCTATGCGTTGCTCGTGTGGATGCCGAATTATTTGCACAGCTATCTCGGCGCATCCAGCTTCGACGCGCATTTTTCGAATGTCGTCACCTTGATCGTCTTCTCTGCGTCGACGATCGGCGCAGGCTATGGCGCTCGCGTCACAAGCGCGGCCAATCTCGTCCTGGCCGGGATCGTCTCGCTGGTCCTCGGCAGCTATCCGCTGTTCCGCGTGTTGCAGACGGGCGATCCTGTTTTGCAATTGCTTGCGCAAGCCGCTTTGGCAATCATGGCCGGCTGCATCGTCGGCGTCATTTTTGTCGTTCTCGCAGACTTGTTCAAGGAGAGCTGGGGGGATGTCGGCATGGCCAGCACTTACTCCTTTGCCACTGCGATTTTCGGCGGGACTGCGCCCGTCGTGTGCGCTTACCTGATCGAAGTCACGCATCTGGTGACGGCACCCGCAATCTATATTCTGGTCACGGGACTGCTTGCCGCGCCCGTTGCGTACAGTCTGGCTTCGACGCAACGAGGCCGGATGCGTTTCCGCGTATCCGACTGA
- a CDS encoding YcxB family protein, giving the protein MSDTVIAFQPTLEDLVLAYRLNLWRRYNWKYLLKTFAITLAVYVLFSLGVAWIANRTLPELRVVWWIVGIAALVTIGWPLLANLLLPRAARKVYVQQKNLHQPYTVTCRSDCLVVETPTSREEIRYADLVHWSEDRHVILYYQSVLMLRFIPKRLLTESQVGFLRQTLARNGVRKV; this is encoded by the coding sequence ATGAGTGACACCGTAATCGCCTTTCAGCCCACCTTGGAGGACCTCGTCCTCGCTTACCGCCTGAATCTTTGGCGCAGATATAACTGGAAATATCTGCTCAAGACATTCGCGATCACGTTGGCCGTGTATGTCCTTTTTTCGCTCGGTGTTGCCTGGATAGCAAACCGAACCCTGCCGGAACTGCGCGTTGTCTGGTGGATCGTCGGAATTGCGGCGTTGGTTACGATCGGCTGGCCCTTGCTTGCCAATCTGTTGCTGCCGCGCGCCGCCCGCAAGGTCTACGTCCAGCAAAAAAATCTCCACCAGCCTTACACGGTCACCTGCCGCAGCGATTGCCTCGTCGTCGAAACCCCGACCTCCCGCGAAGAAATCCGCTACGCGGATCTTGTCCATTGGAGCGAGGATCGCCACGTGATCCTGTACTACCAGTCGGTGCTGATGCTCCGCTTCATACCGAAACGCCTGCTTACCGAATCGCAAGTGGGGTTTCTGCGCCAAACTCTGGCTCGAAACGGCGTTCGGAAAGTCTAG
- a CDS encoding PoNe immunity protein domain-containing protein, translating to MDFTQKRRQRFISEEYFEWWSRFHLESIEQWTHTLPAEGTPEEKQAGAAYFRADSRFSLMLLRYTAGEPIAPMREELEQVVAAYEEYAQRESLVYRPGWPAFRLSQLGDYERAMQLIGLCHLLHRIDLLPRIAALEDPTYRARDTLYEDLLAYGMEGRTDVDSWFHESYRDCINSMYGDSDEESLADLNAYLEKWYVSMKELGWHDSHLNLSNEWGLYVGYWAIEAAALAYLLELDDTSLREHIVYPKDLVDFGRNYQESWPPTPVPTAPTPVRTGQICPETGVWKAQGHSVPGVLVNQGERMPDVFAPDKSGAFRPQPALWTLERKA from the coding sequence ATGGACTTTACCCAGAAACGACGTCAACGGTTCATTAGCGAAGAATACTTCGAGTGGTGGTCGCGCTTTCACCTCGAGTCCATCGAGCAGTGGACACATACGCTCCCTGCGGAAGGTACCCCCGAAGAGAAGCAGGCAGGCGCTGCTTATTTCCGTGCCGATAGCCGTTTCAGTCTCATGCTCCTGCGTTACACGGCCGGGGAGCCCATCGCGCCAATGCGCGAAGAATTGGAGCAAGTGGTTGCTGCCTATGAAGAGTACGCACAACGCGAGTCGCTGGTCTATCGGCCTGGTTGGCCAGCCTTCCGGCTGAGCCAGTTGGGCGACTACGAACGCGCGATGCAACTCATCGGCCTGTGTCATCTGCTGCATAGAATCGACCTGCTTCCCCGTATTGCTGCGTTGGAGGACCCTACGTATCGCGCGCGCGATACGCTTTATGAGGACCTTCTTGCGTACGGCATGGAGGGGCGTACTGACGTTGACAGCTGGTTTCACGAGTCGTACCGCGACTGTATCAACAGCATGTACGGAGACTCGGATGAGGAGAGCCTTGCGGACCTCAACGCCTATCTGGAGAAGTGGTATGTGTCGATGAAAGAGCTCGGATGGCACGATAGCCACCTCAATCTCTCGAATGAATGGGGGCTTTATGTGGGGTACTGGGCAATCGAAGCCGCTGCATTGGCCTACCTGCTTGAACTCGACGATACCTCACTGCGCGAACATATCGTCTATCCGAAGGACCTCGTCGATTTTGGTCGAAACTATCAGGAGTCTTGGCCTCCGACTCCAGTTCCCACAGCACCTACACCGGTCCGTACTGGGCAGATTTGTCCAGAAACAGGAGTCTGGAAGGCGCAAGGTCACAGCGTGCCAGGCGTGCTGGTGAATCAGGGCGAGCGCATGCCTGACGTTTTTGCGCCGGATAAAAGTGGTGCCTTCCGGCCGCAGCCAGCGCTCTGGACGCTCGAACGCAAGGCCTGA
- the avs1a gene encoding AVAST type 1 anti-phage system MBL fold metallo-hydrolase Avs1a — translation MYPAKNGDAFLVDAGGTYLLIDAGFATTYQEFIAPDLTQLAKKGARLDLVVCTHIDADHIGGLLEFFSQNGTPAKRGIEVAAVWHNSLRSLPAPTAGPDSIYDGVVLEAIRRRGFPRPPTSSPNPISARQGSSLARLLRQHSYIWNSGNGSKCISEGHMHTLPGDVSIHVIGPTTARLEDLRNLWLSEVKRLGYKGSSQPSDIIDDAYEMWCASMPDRSNPQATPIAASGNLRLAEVYTPDTSIPNGSSITFIVSAGNKRVLFLGDAWAEDVVAKLRSFHAPTTPLIFDAIKVSHHGSLHNTSVDLLSVADSPRFLISSDGTRHGHPDFEVLAEIVDRPAPFTRHLFFNYETAATKQLELHTSRSGTAFSVHVAKNDWIQLGEVNHD, via the coding sequence ATGTACCCCGCCAAAAACGGCGACGCCTTTCTTGTTGACGCCGGAGGGACGTACCTTCTCATTGATGCCGGCTTCGCGACCACCTACCAAGAGTTCATTGCGCCAGACTTGACGCAGCTTGCAAAAAAGGGAGCTCGACTCGACCTGGTTGTCTGCACGCATATCGACGCTGACCACATCGGCGGCCTTCTGGAGTTCTTCTCCCAAAACGGCACTCCTGCCAAACGAGGCATTGAGGTGGCCGCAGTCTGGCACAATAGCCTACGGTCGTTGCCGGCTCCGACCGCAGGGCCCGACAGCATCTATGACGGCGTAGTCCTTGAAGCGATTCGGCGGCGTGGATTTCCGAGACCTCCGACATCTTCGCCGAATCCCATAAGCGCTCGACAAGGAAGTTCGCTTGCCAGGCTGCTTCGACAGCATAGCTATATCTGGAACTCGGGGAATGGCTCAAAGTGCATCAGTGAGGGGCACATGCATACTCTGCCGGGCGATGTGAGCATCCACGTTATTGGGCCTACGACAGCCCGTCTCGAAGACCTGCGAAACCTGTGGCTGAGTGAGGTCAAAAGACTTGGCTACAAGGGTTCATCTCAGCCCAGCGACATCATTGACGACGCATATGAGATGTGGTGCGCCAGCATGCCAGACCGTTCCAATCCTCAGGCCACACCCATAGCAGCCAGCGGAAATCTTCGTCTCGCAGAAGTCTATACGCCAGACACCTCCATCCCGAACGGCAGTTCCATCACGTTCATCGTCTCTGCGGGAAACAAGCGAGTTCTCTTCCTCGGAGATGCTTGGGCTGAAGATGTCGTAGCGAAGCTGCGGTCATTTCACGCGCCAACTACGCCTCTCATCTTTGATGCTATCAAGGTTTCGCATCACGGGAGCCTCCACAACACGAGTGTAGACCTGCTCTCGGTTGCAGACTCGCCCCGCTTTCTCATCTCATCCGACGGAACTCGCCATGGCCATCCGGACTTTGAGGTGCTAGCCGAAATCGTGGACAGACCGGCTCCATTCACAAGGCACCTGTTTTTTAACTACGAGACCGCTGCGACAAAGCAGCTTGAGTTACATACATCGAGGTCCGGCACTGCCTTCAGTGTCCATGTGGCTAAGAACGACTGGATTCAACTGGGGGAGGTCAACCATGACTGA